The following proteins come from a genomic window of Gynuella sunshinyii YC6258:
- a CDS encoding FecCD family ABC transporter permease yields the protein MSHYYLLRSRSERLALAFHRTTSWRVMCLLCILAFAVLGYLCLGSTLLTPPQVIQAIIAPSDSDHGFTVYTLRLPRALLAMEVGAALGISGVILQQVVRNPLASPDIIGISDGAAFGAVLFLAIFAGVISIHWLPVFALTGAGLTALLIYALARNNGIIPIRLVLVGIAIAAALKAVATLTIVMSDLNTTVSTYVWLTGSLYGAQWQDVIGMLPWLIILLPLSIVMARPLALMGMNDQQALGLGAAVNRNRLLLLAGSVALAGSAVAFAGGIGFVGLIAPHLARGICGQTMPGRILGSGLTGALIVLVADLIGRIGFLPQDLPAGIFVSAIGAPFFIYLLYRRRR from the coding sequence ATGAGTCACTATTATCTGCTACGTTCCCGTTCCGAACGACTGGCACTGGCGTTTCATCGAACCACGTCCTGGCGGGTAATGTGTCTGCTCTGTATTCTGGCATTTGCCGTTCTGGGGTATTTGTGTCTGGGCAGCACACTGTTGACTCCGCCGCAGGTTATTCAGGCAATCATAGCCCCCTCTGACAGCGACCATGGATTTACGGTTTACACCCTCAGGTTACCGCGAGCCCTGCTGGCAATGGAGGTGGGTGCAGCACTCGGTATTTCCGGCGTTATTCTGCAACAGGTGGTACGCAACCCTCTGGCTTCGCCGGACATCATTGGCATCAGCGATGGTGCCGCATTCGGTGCAGTATTGTTCCTGGCCATATTTGCCGGGGTCATCAGCATCCACTGGTTACCGGTATTTGCGCTGACAGGAGCAGGTCTGACGGCGTTGCTGATTTACGCGCTGGCACGCAATAACGGCATCATTCCCATACGGCTGGTGCTCGTGGGAATCGCCATAGCCGCTGCCCTGAAAGCGGTTGCCACACTCACGATAGTCATGAGTGATCTGAACACCACGGTGAGTACTTACGTCTGGTTGACCGGCAGTCTGTACGGAGCCCAATGGCAGGATGTCATAGGTATGCTGCCGTGGCTGATCATATTGTTGCCGCTAAGCATAGTGATGGCACGCCCGCTGGCACTGATGGGCATGAATGATCAGCAGGCGCTGGGACTGGGAGCAGCGGTTAACCGTAATCGCCTGCTCCTGCTGGCCGGCAGTGTTGCATTGGCTGGCTCGGCGGTCGCGTTCGCCGGCGGCATCGGCTTTGTTGGTCTGATTGCCCCTCACCTGGCCAGAGGCATTTGTGGTCAGACAATGCCTGGTCGCATTCTGGGTTCGGGGCTAACAGGGGCATTGATCGTGTTAGTGGCAGATCTCATCGGACGTATCGGCTTTCTACCTCAAGACCTTCCGGCAGGGATATTCGTCTCGGCAATCGGCGCACCGTTCTTTATTTATCTGCTGTATCGCCGCCGCCGTTGA
- a CDS encoding sucrase ferredoxin — MNPEKYVFCREVSLERSEPLAGTGVHQSSNLLISWPIGKWLKSLRKTKDMSDELLALADAIVSAGRRINLIDRKDQPEDVHRAYLMPENRVYDVPHASLVEFLTAVLEGTPLYRWFAGSVEGSLVLCCTHGNKDKCCAKYGYAAYQSLAAAAGKLDAPVEVWQSSHLGGCRLSASALVFPQMHKYGRIEPDQAEALLTAEINGEIYLPAYRGACHLDPQQQAAEVAARQWLADHQITGLVQIQVIEQQPDKVTIFWRAHNCRGSVIVSGYEDSVQRYGTCAEIDNDEAMTAVPVWRVTDVQPLNGGGDTADK, encoded by the coding sequence ATGAATCCTGAAAAGTATGTTTTTTGCCGTGAAGTCAGTCTGGAGCGTTCAGAGCCGCTGGCGGGTACTGGTGTTCATCAAAGCTCCAATCTGCTGATCAGCTGGCCCATCGGCAAATGGCTGAAAAGTCTGCGCAAGACCAAAGATATGAGCGACGAACTGCTGGCCCTGGCTGATGCGATTGTGAGCGCCGGTCGCAGGATCAATCTGATCGATCGTAAAGACCAGCCTGAAGATGTACATCGGGCTTATCTGATGCCGGAAAACCGGGTGTACGATGTGCCGCATGCATCTTTGGTTGAGTTTCTCACCGCTGTTTTGGAAGGCACACCTCTGTATCGCTGGTTTGCCGGATCCGTTGAGGGTTCCCTGGTGCTCTGTTGTACTCATGGTAATAAAGATAAATGCTGTGCTAAATATGGCTATGCTGCCTATCAGTCACTTGCAGCGGCGGCCGGGAAACTCGATGCGCCTGTTGAGGTCTGGCAGAGTTCCCATCTGGGCGGCTGTCGATTGTCTGCCAGTGCGCTGGTGTTTCCGCAAATGCATAAATACGGTCGTATCGAGCCAGATCAGGCTGAGGCATTGCTGACGGCTGAAATCAACGGCGAGATATATCTTCCAGCTTATCGCGGTGCCTGTCATCTTGACCCTCAGCAGCAGGCAGCGGAAGTGGCGGCCCGTCAATGGCTGGCAGATCATCAGATCACCGGGCTGGTTCAGATACAGGTGATAGAACAGCAGCCTGACAAGGTCACCATCTTCTGGAGAGCACATAATTGCCGTGGATCGGTCATCGTCAGCGGTTATGAGGACAGCGTGCAACGCTATGGTACCTGTGCCGAAATCGATAACGATGAAGCGATGACGGCGGTACCGGTCTGGCGGGTAACAGATGTACAGCCGCTCAACGGCGGCGGCGATACAGCAGATAAATAA
- a CDS encoding rhodanese-like domain-containing protein: MKRRTLLLGWLLLSIVGCSDVAAKELDYQKALIVDVRTLEEWNTGHLRDAKLMPLDQLAEQISRQPINKDQQILLYCRSGNRAGRAQKILEQMGYTQVLNLGGLGQAAETLQQEIIQ, encoded by the coding sequence ATGAAAAGAAGAACTCTCCTGCTTGGATGGTTATTGTTGTCAATAGTCGGCTGCTCTGATGTCGCAGCCAAAGAACTCGACTATCAGAAGGCTCTGATCGTTGATGTCAGAACGCTGGAGGAATGGAACACCGGTCACCTGCGGGATGCCAAACTCATGCCACTGGATCAGCTGGCAGAACAGATATCCCGGCAACCAATTAATAAGGACCAGCAGATATTACTGTACTGCCGCAGCGGCAATCGTGCCGGCCGTGCACAGAAAATTCTGGAACAGATGGGATACACCCAGGTACTCAATTTGGGCGGGCTCGGACAAGCGGCCGAAACCCTGCAACAGGAGATCATTCAATAA
- a CDS encoding adenine phosphoribosyltransferase — translation MSFQFDPRQYIRTVPDWPVQGVQFRDITTLLEHKLGFRQTIDCYVHRYFEADIDAVVGIDARGFIIGAPIAYELRSSFVPVRKKGKLPGETVCESYELEYGSAEIEMHTDALKPGSKVILVDDLIATGGTMLAAARLIEKLGASIVEVCAIVNLPDLGGSRKLEEAGYKVFSLCEYEGD, via the coding sequence ATGAGTTTCCAATTCGATCCAAGACAATATATTCGCACGGTTCCCGATTGGCCTGTTCAGGGTGTGCAGTTCAGGGATATCACCACGCTGCTGGAACATAAACTGGGCTTTCGCCAGACCATCGACTGTTACGTTCATCGTTATTTTGAAGCCGATATTGATGCCGTGGTGGGTATCGATGCCCGTGGTTTTATCATTGGTGCTCCGATTGCTTACGAGTTACGTTCCAGCTTTGTGCCGGTGCGTAAGAAAGGCAAGCTTCCGGGCGAAACCGTTTGTGAGAGCTATGAACTGGAGTATGGCAGCGCCGAGATTGAAATGCATACCGATGCGCTCAAGCCTGGCAGCAAAGTGATCCTGGTGGATGACCTTATCGCCACCGGTGGAACGATGCTGGCGGCAGCCAGACTCATCGAAAAGCTGGGTGCCAGCATCGTGGAGGTTTGCGCGATTGTGAACCTGCCCGATCTTGGTGGTAGCCGGAAGCTTGAAGAAGCTGGATACAAGGTATTTTCGTTGTGTGAGTATGAAGGGGACTGA
- a CDS encoding HAD hydrolase-like protein produces the protein MNYEYLVFDLDGTISDPKAGITQSINYALEHHHFDPFPLDELSRFIGPPLDKTFAELTRSNDPVLIASLVEKYRERYGDIGFSENILYDGIESTLTTLHERQCCKLGVCTAKRGDFAVRILDMFGLLELFSFVNGAEIGVDKWQQLENLLNDGVINRNAIMIGDRAYDLHAANHNQLDCAGVLWGYGSRAELEKEHPSHILNHPEELLTLIPL, from the coding sequence ATGAATTATGAGTATCTGGTCTTCGATCTGGACGGCACCATCAGTGACCCCAAAGCCGGTATCACGCAATCCATCAACTACGCACTAGAACACCACCATTTTGATCCCTTTCCGCTGGACGAGCTGAGCCGTTTTATCGGCCCGCCACTGGACAAAACCTTTGCCGAACTCACCCGCAGCAACGACCCCGTACTAATCGCTTCTTTAGTGGAGAAATACCGTGAACGCTATGGTGATATCGGTTTCAGCGAAAACATATTGTACGACGGCATCGAAAGCACCCTGACGACATTGCATGAGCGTCAATGCTGCAAACTGGGCGTCTGTACCGCCAAACGGGGCGATTTCGCCGTTCGAATTCTGGATATGTTCGGTTTACTGGAGCTGTTCAGTTTTGTGAATGGCGCAGAGATCGGCGTGGATAAATGGCAACAGTTGGAAAACCTGCTGAACGATGGTGTCATTAACCGCAACGCCATTATGATTGGTGATCGCGCCTATGATCTGCATGCGGCCAACCACAACCAGCTGGATTGTGCCGGGGTGCTGTGGGGTTATGGCTCACGGGCGGAACTGGAAAAGGAACATCCCAGTCATATTCTGAACCATCCGGAGGAGCTGCTAACACTGATTCCACTATAA
- a CDS encoding DUF3301 domain-containing protein, whose protein sequence is MLSVQDLINAIVLVMVVAWVWHLLGIRQRAVVAARRHCQKLQLQFLDESVHLLRFRLRWVNGMLRLVRHYGFEFAVTGEQRYQGDVIMLGARVQLIELEPYPIQEDDFDAPVHHLH, encoded by the coding sequence ATGTTGAGTGTTCAGGATCTTATTAATGCCATTGTGCTGGTTATGGTGGTTGCCTGGGTCTGGCATCTGCTCGGTATTCGCCAGCGAGCGGTTGTTGCCGCCAGGCGCCATTGCCAGAAGCTGCAATTGCAGTTTCTGGATGAAAGTGTGCACCTGCTGCGCTTTCGGTTGCGATGGGTAAATGGCATGCTTCGGTTGGTACGTCACTATGGTTTCGAATTTGCCGTTACCGGGGAGCAGCGCTATCAGGGCGATGTCATCATGTTGGGAGCACGGGTACAGTTGATTGAACTGGAACCGTATCCAATACAGGAAGACGATTTCGACGCCCCCGTTCATCACCTGCATTGA
- a CDS encoding PhzF family phenazine biosynthesis protein, giving the protein MNIQRIAAFTYHHEGGNPAGVAILEQFPADIEMQTAAARIGYSETAFLMPFRDGWRIRYFAPETEVPFCGHATIASGAVLAAEHGSGHYRLYLNDGEISLEVRQKEDGHHLITLQSPPTSSHPAASSLITPMLALFHLSPLDLDEHFPVRVASAGAQHLILVLKDRSTLAAMRYDFDATQALMRKAGLTTVSLIWIESSSRIHARNAFASGGVYEDPATGAAAAALAGYLRDLNWNEWNDQNRFEIIQGEDMGVPCRLLVEFDASAGSSVRVSGTTRVID; this is encoded by the coding sequence ATGAATATTCAGCGTATTGCAGCGTTTACTTATCATCATGAAGGCGGAAATCCTGCGGGTGTTGCAATTCTGGAGCAGTTTCCAGCGGATATCGAAATGCAGACGGCCGCCGCCAGGATAGGATATTCCGAAACAGCTTTTTTGATGCCATTCCGGGATGGTTGGCGTATCCGCTATTTCGCTCCTGAAACCGAGGTGCCGTTCTGTGGCCATGCCACCATTGCCAGCGGTGCAGTCCTTGCGGCGGAGCATGGCAGCGGACATTATCGTTTATACCTTAATGACGGGGAAATCAGCCTGGAAGTCAGGCAGAAGGAAGATGGGCATCATCTTATTACGTTGCAGTCACCTCCTACATCCTCCCATCCGGCGGCGTCCTCGCTGATCACACCGATGCTCGCGCTGTTTCATCTGTCGCCACTGGATCTGGATGAGCATTTTCCGGTGCGCGTGGCGTCCGCCGGCGCTCAACATCTTATTCTGGTACTCAAAGACCGTTCCACTCTGGCAGCAATGCGATACGATTTTGACGCCACCCAGGCATTGATGAGAAAGGCCGGACTGACGACTGTCAGCCTGATCTGGATTGAATCCTCCAGTCGGATCCATGCCCGTAACGCCTTCGCCTCCGGCGGGGTGTATGAAGATCCGGCCACAGGTGCCGCAGCAGCGGCTCTGGCCGGCTATCTGCGTGATCTCAACTGGAATGAATGGAACGACCAGAACCGTTTTGAAATCATTCAGGGAGAGGATATGGGCGTTCCCTGCCGATTGCTGGTGGAATTTGACGCCAGTGCGGGATCGTCTGTGCGGGTCTCCGGCACTACCCGGGTGATCGACTGA
- a CDS encoding YhdH/YhfP family quinone oxidoreductase, with translation MATFKAFLVTEDDGQFRQDVVQRSFDALPDNDVLIKVSYSSLNYKDALSASGHKGVTREYPHTPGIDAAGVVVSDRTGRWQPGTEVVVIGYDLGMNTSGGFAEFISVPADWPIQLPDNISLEESMMLGTAGITAAYCLEKLLDNGLVADNGEVLVTGATGGVGAFALTILAQMGFSVVASSGKPEASEWLLELGASRVIDRNEIGTQSSRPMLKSEWAGAVDTVGGHTLENIVKSLKFGASVAACGNVTGADLQMTVFPYILRGVNLLGVASADASRDDRIRAFGKLASMWKPARLRNMVQHVGLRGLSEQIRQMLAGQHQKRVVVDLAKE, from the coding sequence ATGGCAACGTTTAAAGCATTTTTAGTGACAGAAGATGACGGCCAGTTTCGGCAGGATGTTGTGCAGCGCAGCTTTGATGCTTTGCCTGATAACGATGTGCTGATCAAGGTAAGTTATTCGTCCCTTAACTATAAAGATGCATTGTCAGCCAGTGGCCATAAGGGTGTCACTCGTGAATATCCTCACACTCCCGGTATCGATGCTGCCGGGGTCGTGGTATCAGATCGAACCGGGCGCTGGCAACCGGGCACTGAAGTGGTGGTTATTGGTTACGATCTGGGTATGAATACCTCTGGTGGTTTTGCGGAATTTATCAGTGTGCCGGCGGACTGGCCGATACAGCTGCCCGACAACATCAGTCTGGAAGAATCCATGATGCTTGGAACGGCCGGTATTACCGCGGCATATTGCCTTGAAAAGCTCCTTGATAACGGTTTAGTGGCCGATAATGGTGAAGTATTGGTTACCGGGGCTACTGGTGGTGTTGGTGCTTTCGCCCTGACGATACTGGCGCAGATGGGGTTCAGCGTAGTGGCCAGCAGCGGTAAGCCCGAGGCATCGGAATGGCTGCTCGAACTTGGCGCCAGCCGGGTCATTGATCGTAATGAAATTGGAACACAGTCTTCAAGGCCCATGCTCAAATCCGAATGGGCCGGAGCAGTGGATACCGTCGGTGGTCATACGCTTGAGAACATTGTAAAAAGTCTTAAGTTTGGTGCCAGTGTCGCAGCCTGTGGAAACGTCACCGGAGCTGACCTGCAAATGACCGTATTCCCGTATATTTTACGGGGAGTCAACCTGCTCGGTGTTGCCAGTGCCGATGCCAGCCGGGATGATCGCATCCGGGCATTTGGTAAACTTGCCTCCATGTGGAAACCTGCGCGATTGCGCAACATGGTACAGCATGTCGGGTTGCGTGGATTGTCGGAACAGATCCGGCAAATGCTGGCCGGTCAGCATCAGAAACGGGTCGTCGTCGATCTGGCAAAAGAGTAA
- a CDS encoding MFS transporter — protein sequence MANRSISTRIYERLVRHPAPRQKADMAPEAQAGIPGNFVILLISQFLVQLGDAVSNPKIILPWIMGSVGAPLYQLGFLVPIREAGSLLPQLLIAEWVSRYRLRKWFWVFGSLFQSLAIAGIGLVAWHASGALAGWLIIALLSAFSLARGLSSTASKDVLGKTIPKSQRGEVNGWSASFSGLITLVMGAILLLHNGHPLEAPSYGYLILMASLLWAAAALVFIRIRELPGETRKPHNVMQSLLQRSRILITDKPFRRFVITRSLLLCSALTAPYYVALAQQLLGNPLQLLGMFVLASGAASLVSGPVWGKFADVSSAAVMAVGSFIAAGLGFLVCLLAWLRPDWLALPWLLPLCYFFLSIAHQGVRIGRKTYVVDMAEGNLRTDYVAVSNTIIGAVLLLVGGLGALAGLINLNGIILMLSTAGLMGAVMASCLRK from the coding sequence GTGGCCAATCGATCCATCAGTACACGCATTTATGAAAGACTGGTTCGTCATCCTGCCCCCCGGCAAAAAGCCGATATGGCACCGGAAGCACAGGCCGGGATTCCCGGAAATTTTGTCATCCTGCTGATCAGCCAGTTTCTGGTACAGCTGGGAGACGCCGTTTCAAACCCTAAAATCATCCTGCCCTGGATCATGGGCAGTGTCGGTGCCCCGCTCTATCAACTCGGCTTTCTGGTGCCCATCCGCGAAGCCGGTTCATTGCTGCCACAATTGCTGATTGCCGAGTGGGTCAGCCGCTATCGGTTGCGCAAATGGTTCTGGGTCTTTGGCAGCCTCTTTCAGTCTCTGGCCATTGCCGGTATCGGTCTGGTGGCCTGGCATGCTTCAGGAGCACTCGCCGGTTGGCTGATCATCGCCCTGTTAAGCGCATTCAGCCTGGCCCGTGGTCTCAGTTCCACTGCCTCCAAAGATGTGCTGGGCAAGACCATCCCAAAGAGCCAGCGCGGTGAAGTCAACGGTTGGTCGGCCAGCTTCTCCGGTCTGATTACGCTGGTCATGGGCGCGATTCTGCTGTTGCATAATGGACACCCGCTTGAAGCGCCCAGCTATGGTTATCTGATTCTCATGGCCAGCCTGCTTTGGGCCGCTGCGGCGCTGGTGTTTATCCGGATCCGAGAGCTGCCGGGTGAAACCCGCAAACCTCATAACGTCATGCAATCGCTACTGCAACGCAGCCGCATATTGATCACGGATAAACCATTCAGACGTTTTGTAATCACCCGGTCACTATTACTGTGTTCAGCCCTGACCGCGCCTTACTACGTGGCGCTGGCGCAGCAGTTACTGGGTAACCCGCTGCAATTGCTGGGTATGTTTGTGCTGGCCAGCGGCGCAGCCAGTCTGGTCTCGGGCCCGGTTTGGGGGAAATTTGCCGATGTTTCCAGCGCCGCCGTGATGGCTGTCGGTTCCTTTATTGCCGCCGGTTTAGGATTTCTGGTGTGTCTGCTGGCCTGGCTTCGGCCGGACTGGCTGGCGTTACCCTGGTTGCTGCCCTTGTGTTATTTTTTCCTCAGCATTGCCCATCAGGGTGTGCGTATTGGTCGCAAAACTTATGTGGTAGATATGGCCGAAGGAAATCTTCGCACTGATTACGTGGCAGTCAGCAACACCATTATCGGTGCGGTGTTGCTATTGGTGGGAGGTCTCGGGGCACTCGCCGGTTTGATTAACCTGAACGGCATCATCCTGATGCTGTCAACGGCCGGATTAATGGGAGCGGTAATGGCCTCATGCCTGAGGAAATAA
- a CDS encoding ABC transporter ATP-binding protein, whose protein sequence is MDLQCSHTHQKSRLHGDGLSVGYGDRTILQGVDFAVADGRLTVLVGPNGSGKSTLLKTMARILAPKSGQVLLDGKDIHQTRTREVAKKLGLLPQGPTAPDGLTVRELVAQGRFPHQSLLRQWSSEDERAVNQAMETAQVSGFADRPVDDLSGGQRQRCWIAMVLAQQTDLILLDEPTTFLDLKVQVDLMQMLVRLAHERGHTLVVVLHELNLAAAYADTLVMMREGRIVESGPPERVFNRENLKTVFDLDANVIRDPHSGSLLCVPVVMATDGYDAEVAGAIHES, encoded by the coding sequence ATGGATTTGCAATGTAGTCATACTCATCAGAAATCACGCCTGCATGGCGATGGTTTGAGTGTCGGTTATGGTGACAGGACCATTCTGCAGGGGGTGGATTTTGCCGTTGCTGATGGCCGCCTGACGGTGTTGGTCGGACCCAATGGCAGTGGTAAATCCACGTTGCTGAAAACGATGGCCCGAATTCTGGCACCTAAATCCGGTCAGGTATTGTTGGATGGTAAAGATATTCACCAGACCCGCACTCGTGAAGTGGCCAAAAAGCTCGGATTATTACCACAGGGGCCCACTGCGCCCGATGGTCTGACGGTCCGTGAGCTGGTGGCTCAGGGACGGTTCCCTCATCAAAGTCTGTTACGGCAATGGAGCTCTGAGGATGAGCGAGCTGTAAACCAGGCGATGGAAACGGCCCAGGTATCCGGTTTTGCCGACCGGCCAGTGGATGATCTGTCCGGCGGGCAGCGGCAACGCTGCTGGATTGCGATGGTGCTGGCGCAGCAGACTGATCTGATTCTGCTGGATGAACCCACCACGTTTCTGGATTTGAAAGTACAGGTGGATCTGATGCAGATGCTGGTTCGTTTGGCCCATGAACGGGGTCATACTCTGGTAGTGGTACTGCATGAACTGAACCTGGCCGCGGCTTATGCGGATACGCTGGTCATGATGCGTGAGGGCCGGATCGTGGAGTCGGGTCCGCCGGAACGGGTCTTCAATCGCGAAAATCTGAAGACAGTTTTTGATCTCGATGCCAATGTGATTCGTGATCCCCATTCCGGATCATTATTGTGCGTGCCGGTGGTGATGGCCACCGATGGTTATGATGCTGAAGTCGCTGGAGCTATTCATGAATCCTGA
- the ung gene encoding uracil-DNA glycosylase, which produces MNTATVKLEPSWLSRLQDQFEMDYMKSLKHFLKHEKASGKQIYPRGEEYFRAFDLTPFEQTKVVILGQDPYHGEHQAHGLCFSVRPEVRVPPSLINIYKELNRDIGFTIPNHGYLESWAHQGVLLLNSVLTVEAGRAAAHQGKGWEQFTDRVIAVINEQLDNVVFMLWGSYAQRKGQFIDTRRHLVLKTTHPSPLSAHRGFLGCGHFSQANAYLQQCGRTPVNWQLPLQV; this is translated from the coding sequence CTGAACACTGCAACTGTCAAACTTGAACCCAGTTGGCTGAGCCGGTTACAGGATCAGTTTGAGATGGATTATATGAAGTCGCTGAAGCATTTTCTGAAACATGAAAAAGCCAGCGGTAAACAAATATATCCCAGAGGTGAGGAATATTTCCGTGCTTTTGATCTGACTCCCTTTGAGCAGACCAAGGTCGTCATCCTTGGTCAGGATCCCTATCATGGCGAACATCAGGCCCATGGATTGTGTTTTTCTGTTCGACCAGAGGTCAGGGTGCCGCCCAGTCTGATCAATATTTATAAAGAGCTGAATCGCGATATCGGCTTTACCATTCCCAATCATGGTTATCTGGAATCCTGGGCCCACCAGGGGGTGCTGCTGTTGAATTCGGTGTTAACCGTTGAGGCCGGGCGGGCTGCTGCCCATCAGGGCAAAGGCTGGGAGCAATTTACCGACCGGGTCATCGCCGTGATCAATGAACAGCTGGACAATGTGGTATTTATGCTTTGGGGCAGTTATGCCCAGCGCAAAGGTCAGTTTATCGATACCCGCAGGCACCTGGTGTTGAAAACCACACACCCTTCACCGTTGTCTGCACACCGGGGATTTCTCGGTTGTGGCCACTTTTCCCAGGCCAATGCCTACCTGCAGCAGTGTGGTCGGACTCCGGTCAACTGGCAGTTGCCGTTACAGGTCTGA
- a CDS encoding FecCD family ABC transporter permease yields the protein MLHTTTAKTAGLLICSLVLLAAAVASIAFGQTRIPLNVVIDALFHYDDHITEHIIIQSSRLNRAVLAVVIGTNLACAGTMLQALTRNALASPSLFGINAGALFFIVAAFSFFSLTSLEQYIWVAFMGATVAGLLVYLLGYQQSIGFAPIQVVLAGAAITALFVAFTQGLLILNRESLEGILFWLGGSLSSRTMAMIIPFLPLFALAWIVTMIMTRQMNLMLLNDEIAKGLGQRIIVVRLVLGTLVIVLAGGSVALAGMIGFVGLIIPHLARMLFGRDHRWVLPAAAMFGAILLLLADTLSRFVVPPQELPVGVMTAFLGTPVFIAIARRRSPVL from the coding sequence GTGCTGCATACCACTACTGCCAAAACCGCTGGTTTGCTGATTTGTTCACTGGTATTGCTTGCCGCCGCTGTGGCGAGTATCGCATTCGGACAAACCCGCATCCCTTTAAATGTCGTGATTGATGCTCTTTTTCATTACGATGACCACATCACCGAACACATTATTATCCAGTCAAGCCGGTTGAATCGGGCGGTACTGGCTGTGGTGATCGGCACCAACCTCGCCTGCGCCGGTACAATGTTACAGGCTCTGACCCGCAACGCTCTGGCATCACCAAGCCTGTTTGGCATTAATGCCGGAGCATTGTTTTTTATCGTCGCGGCATTCAGCTTTTTTTCTCTCACCTCATTGGAACAGTACATCTGGGTGGCATTCATGGGTGCCACCGTTGCTGGCCTGCTGGTGTATTTGCTGGGCTATCAACAGAGTATCGGTTTTGCACCGATACAGGTTGTGTTGGCCGGAGCCGCCATCACGGCATTGTTTGTGGCATTTACCCAGGGATTGTTAATACTCAACCGCGAGAGTCTGGAAGGTATTCTGTTCTGGCTCGGCGGTTCGTTGTCCAGCCGGACCATGGCCATGATTATTCCGTTTCTGCCGCTTTTCGCGTTGGCCTGGATAGTGACCATGATCATGACCCGGCAAATGAACCTGATGCTACTGAATGATGAAATTGCCAAAGGACTGGGTCAGAGAATCATTGTTGTCCGCCTGGTGCTCGGGACTCTGGTCATAGTGCTCGCCGGAGGATCCGTTGCACTGGCCGGGATGATCGGTTTTGTCGGGCTGATCATTCCGCATCTGGCCAGAATGCTGTTTGGTCGTGATCACCGTTGGGTACTACCGGCTGCTGCCATGTTCGGCGCCATTTTATTGCTGCTGGCGGATACGCTGTCGCGGTTTGTCGTTCCACCTCAGGAGCTACCGGTTGGGGTTATGACGGCATTCCTCGGCACCCCTGTATTTATTGCTATCGCCCGACGCCGGAGTCCTGTCTTATGA
- a CDS encoding ABC transporter substrate-binding protein, with translation MLNFRASVKRIMLFVAMAIAAFSARAEVTIHHAMGTTVLNDTPKRIVTLFQGATDATVALGITPVGVVDSWVEQPMYEYLREPLKGVPHVGLETQPNLEEIAKLKPDLIIAAKLRHEKIYPQLSQIAPTIALETVYKFKETLHMTGMATGRRQQAQTWLADWDARVARFSNAVSRNPDIQWPQKVALLNFRSDHARIYYNSFAGLILNELGFSRPPAHRENIWGVKLTSQESIPSMNADVFFIFMTETDPAVKQTYQQWTQHPLWKTLDAVKQQHVYEVNEVDWNMGGGPLAASRMLDSIFKHYQLSE, from the coding sequence ATGTTAAATTTCCGTGCTTCAGTCAAACGCATTATGCTGTTTGTTGCCATGGCTATCGCCGCATTCAGCGCACGTGCCGAAGTCACCATACACCACGCCATGGGCACCACCGTGCTGAACGACACTCCAAAGCGCATCGTGACCTTATTCCAAGGTGCTACTGATGCGACCGTCGCGCTGGGTATCACCCCGGTGGGTGTAGTGGATTCCTGGGTTGAACAACCCATGTATGAGTATTTGCGTGAACCTTTGAAAGGGGTCCCTCACGTTGGTTTGGAAACCCAGCCCAATCTGGAGGAAATTGCCAAACTGAAACCCGATCTGATCATCGCGGCTAAATTGCGCCATGAAAAAATCTATCCTCAACTGAGTCAGATTGCCCCCACCATTGCTTTGGAAACTGTTTATAAATTCAAAGAAACACTGCACATGACGGGCATGGCCACGGGTCGCAGACAACAGGCACAGACGTGGCTGGCGGACTGGGATGCAAGAGTTGCACGTTTCAGCAATGCGGTATCCCGCAATCCGGATATTCAATGGCCACAGAAAGTGGCGCTGCTGAATTTCCGCAGTGATCATGCGCGCATTTACTACAACAGTTTTGCCGGTCTGATTCTGAACGAACTGGGTTTTTCCCGCCCTCCCGCACACCGTGAAAATATCTGGGGAGTCAAACTGACCAGCCAGGAAAGCATCCCCAGTATGAACGCCGACGTGTTTTTTATTTTCATGACGGAAACCGATCCAGCGGTCAAGCAGACCTACCAGCAATGGACCCAACACCCGCTCTGGAAAACCCTGGATGCAGTCAAACAACAACACGTTTATGAAGTGAACGAAGTGGACTGGAATATGGGCGGAGGTCCGCTGGCCGCCAGCCGGATGCTTGACAGTATTTTCAAACACTATCAATTGAGCGAGTAA